The following proteins are encoded in a genomic region of Coffea eugenioides isolate CCC68of chromosome 6, Ceug_1.0, whole genome shotgun sequence:
- the LOC113775702 gene encoding GDSL esterase/lipase At1g28590-like codes for MAASSSIQLLTPALAIPILSFLKLSTSARASAGSCYKSIIGFGDSLTDTGNLVQLFPPGNPTHCYRPPYGETFFKHPTGRCSDGRLIIDFIAESFGLPLVPAYLWRDESTDFRQGVNFAVSGATALNNSFFLEMGLHDLSTNVSLGTQLRWFKDILPSLCSSNSSGNEFLQSSFVLMGEIGGDDYNHALLNGIKLDEVKSYVPAVVREIASAVQEMIKLGAVTLVVPGNLPIGCLAAYLTDFQSSNQHDYDTATGCINWLNDLAKYHNRLLQKELNRIRTLHPHATIIYADYYNAAMRLYRSPITYGFRGEALRACCGAGGPYNYISSIHCGDLPTTPCDDPSLYVNWDGLHLTEAAYQLVAQGMLQGPYSTTPINTICPLASTSSGGLLL; via the exons ATGGCCGCTTCATCTTCTATCCAATTACTAACACCTGCATTAGCAATAcccattctttctttcttgaaattATCTACTTCAGCAAGAGCATCAGCTGGATCATGCTACAAATCCATCATCGGCTTTGGGGATTCCCTCACTGATACCGGCAACTTAGTCCAGCTCTTCCCACCCGGTAATCCTACCCACTGTTATCGACCACCGTATGGGGAAACCTTCTTTAAACACCCTACCGGTCGTTGCTCCGATGGCCGTCTCATCATTGATTTTATTG CTGAGAGTTTTGGGCTTCCGTTAGTACCAGCATACCTTTGGAGAGATGAAAGTACGGATTTTCGACAAGGCGTGAATTTCGCTGTATCAGGAGCTACAGCACTTAACAATTCATTTTTCTTGGAAATGGGACTGCATGATCTTTCAACGAATGTGTCACTGGGAACACAGTTAAGGTGGTTCAAAGATATATTGCCGTCTCTATGCAGCAGCAACTCTTCAGGTAA CGAATTTCTTCAAAGCTCGTTTGTTCTTATGGGAGAGATTGGGGGCGATGATTACAACCATGCGCTTCTTAATGGAATAAAACTAGATGAGGTCAAATCATATGTTCCCGCTGTTGTGCGCGAAATCGCTTCAGCTG TGCAGGAAATGATTAAGCTTGGAGCTGTGACATTGGTGGTTCCTGGGAACTTACCAATTGGATGCTTGGCTGCCTATCTGACTGATTTTCAAAGTTCCAACCAGCATGACTACGACACGGCTACTGGTTGCATAAACTGGTTAAATGATTTAGCCAAATATCATAACAGATTGCTGCAGAAAGAACTTAATCGCATCAGAACACTTCATCCTCATGCCACCATAATCTATGCCGATTACTACAATGCTGCAATGAGATTATATCGTTCCCCAATCACATATG GATTTAGAGGAGAAGCTCTAAGGGCTTGCTGCGGAGCTGGAGGCCCGTACAATTATATTTCCTCAATTCATTGTGGCGACCTACCAACAACTCCTTGTGACGATCCGTCTTTGTATGTTAACTGGGACGGTTTGCACTTGACCGAAGCTGCCTACCAACTGGTAGCTCAGGGCATGCTTCAAGGACCATATTCTACTACTCCTATCAATACAATCTGTCCTCTTGCATCCACTAGTTCAGGAGGACTTCTGCTTTAA